The proteins below are encoded in one region of Bombus terrestris chromosome 7, iyBomTerr1.2, whole genome shotgun sequence:
- the LOC100648513 gene encoding F-actin-uncapping protein LRRC16A isoform X4 encodes MSTRSQLTKDLNESVKALLGKHVKILLKNVVKLETKQDKQENRVLVFSPCRLFLLTAKVPTRIDCHFHYLEITSIESKRANQLSLSVGERYYNFTTTGAGADTTEVDAMIEALHTAIRNIFPTVPLNYIIRKIEVIPASRLQSIRGSELARSTEATRHTGPCGGFSTQYACMCDLHGVPYREEVAWDVDTIYLSHDTRELNLRDFDHLDQKDLVPIISALEYNTWFTKLRASHLKLSHEPLERLLHVMRRSLSIQELYLDNLGIKWDFAHKLSLALISNANTMLQTIDLSYNTIEDKGASSLCGIIAKLQGGAHLSGPIGKLPKGLQKLNLAHCGLTGKGISQIAHALSLNRSMPTSLQYLNLSENSLKDDINNLCNFLAQPNSLTHLDLSGTDTTLECLFGALLRGCATNLVHLNVARNSFSSKKTKEIPPSFKQFFTATLSLKYLNISCCKLPLEALKHLLLGLACNESTVGLELDMSGNNLGSMGAHVLESCIHGVRCIASLDISDSNMDVDLAQVITAIGKNKSIKQLYMGRNTVSMKSKHIAVVMDALVQMLQEDDCVLQALHLPDSRLKSDLYNLINALGSNTCLHTLDISGNQIGDPGARLLAKALQINNHLRTIIYDKNNITLQGYADIVHALEKNCSVRHMPFPIYDLQPCMKTSAEKTEQLAKKIQDLLQRNVTPCKYSHGQAFRLQQGFLLSSTQQMVDRLVVQTQDTIKAIAAESCDANNDINYATGLIQDADNSKQLLPRLHEVLQRRDENNPIELKLHEMANELHKVVTIYLQDSLDAMIKCANEQCPTILSQTVIRGDESESVAVEDDLRSSCKEKNQISSEFIHTTITEQAGADIVNRVNELNLAVAAHVSDRITDEVIESLSRSYKNLIGDCDSRTRSSTPDVLRPSAGSMSSGSVIGVTSTVGVSTALPIGRTSIASEEDCPPETYSLVNSIGQCSSDQSPMKLDYLNLATPHLSNKRKSLHGRKLRPKSVVDSVEGLSADDIPDLLPSLPKSQAEAISETEHSLTESLDSVSELPNTVGQQLQHLVKSRPRRTKTRAPTRPMLRPDQPVDGLALGEGLDVFFRPTTPTTPLISPTSDDSSLHTFPTDGSPNLSLTSHKSIPPEMDKKPGCSSPMLKTLLEPAPRSRSSDNLEKFSPLVGRRSQGDSPLTASPLTRRNTTDNAQNHERILTKSDSNKDTSNNVCNNCVGNTADTSKRSTLPIIGSGTSTRSLRDSDENSKVLQQTTATNSSDKDATAVPKDYETRKSLTKKSAVDTDKTANQPLPSLKLRSTGFDLRSPTNGSSTKNNSEASKSPVLRSLTKGNSSLTDGKSNGALSKTKPVPPITAPKPRPWSMATDRKSGEFNLLSDGSSPNTSAGNTPDSGDALDESTDSGVSGPASLPPTLSASSTASSLSNASVEKRSVRELAASLNKSKTERKENGNGSAENG; translated from the exons ATGTCAACTAGATCGCAACTTACGAAAGATTTAAATG AATCGGTGAAAGCATTATTAGGTAagcatgtgaaaatattattaaagaatgTTGTAAAATTGGAAACAAAACAAGATAAACAGGAAAATCGTGTTCTG GTTTTTTCACCATGCCGTTTGTTTCTCTTAACGGCCAAAGTGCCCACAAGA atcGACTGCCATTTTCATTATTTAGAAATAACATCTATAGAATCGAAAAGAGCAAACCAATTATCTTTAAGTGTTGGGGAAAGATATTACAATTTTACTACTACTGGAGCAGGTGCAGATACTACAGAAGTAGATGCAATGATTGAGGCCTTACATACTGCAATTCGAAATATCTTTCCCACTGTACCATTGAA ttatattataagaaaaatagAAGTAATACCAGCTAGCAGACTGCAGAGTATAAGAGGTAGTGAATTAGCTAGAAGTACAGAAGCAACAAGACATACTGGACCTTGTGGGGGGTTTTCAACCCAATATGCATGTATGTGTGATTTACATGGTGTACCATATAGAGAAGAAGTAGCCTGG GATGTTGATACAATATACCTCTCTCATGATACAAGAGAGCTAAATTTAAGAGATTTTGATCATTTGGATCAAAAAGATCTGGTGCCAATCATTTCTGCCTTGGAATATAATACTTGGTTTACAAAATTAAGGGCATCTCATCTTAAACTAAGTCACGAGCCTTTGGAGAGATTGTTACATGTTATGCGTAGATCCCTTTCCATTCAGGAACTTTATCTAGATAATCTTGGAATAAAATG gGACTTCGCGCACAAATTATCGTTAGCTCTAATTTCTAATGCTAATACAATGTTACAGACTATTGATCTATCATATAATACCATTGAAGATAAAG gaGCCTCTAGCTTGTGTGGGATAATAGCCAAATTGCAAG gaGGTGCACATTTAAGCGGACCTATTGGAAAATTACCCAAAggtttacaaaaattaaatttggcACATTGTGGACTAACTGGAAAAGGAATAAGTCAAATTGCACATGCACTAAGTTTAAATAGAAGCATGCCAACTAGTTTGCAATATTTAAATCTTTCAGAAAACTCTTTAAAAGATGATATCAAT aatttatgtaattttttgGCACAACCTAATAGTCTAACTCATTTAGATCTAAGTGGTACAGATACAACATTAGAATGT CTGTTTGGTGCTTTACTACGGGGTTGTGCAACTAATCTAGTCCATTTAAATGTTGCTCGTAACTCCTTTTCAAGTAAAAAGACCAAAGAAATACCTCCCAGCTTTAAACAGTTCTTTACTGCTACGCTCTCATTAAAGTACTTAAATATATCTTGTTGTAAATTGCCGCTAGAGGCATTGAAACATTTGTTACTTGGTTTGGCATGCAATGAAAGTACAGTTGGTTTAGAACTTGATATGAGTGGAAACAATTTGGGCTCTATGGGTGCTCATGTATTAGAATCATGCATTCATGGCGTACGTTGCATAGCATCATTGGATATATCAGATAGTA ATATGGATGTTGATTTAGCACAAGTAATAACTGCTATAGGAAAAAACAAGTCGATCAAACAATTATATATGGGTCGCAACACTGTTAGTATGAAAAGCAAACATATTGCTGTTGTAATGGATGCCCTTGTGCAAATGCTTCAAGAAGATGATTGCGTTTTGCAAGCATTACATTTACCAGATTCTCGACTAAAATCTGATCTCTATAATCTTATCAATGCCCTTGGTAGTAACACATGTCTTCATACTTTAGATATTAGTGGTAATCAGATTGGAGATCCTGGTGCCAGATTATTAGCAAAGGcattacaaattaataatcatttgagaactattatttatgataaaaataatattactctTCAGGGTTATGCTGATATTGTTCACGCTTTAGAAAA GAATTGTAGTGTAAGACATATGCCATTTCCAATTTATGATTTGCAACCTTGTATGAAAACTTCAGCTGAAAAAACGGAACAATTAGCTAAAAAAATCCAGGACTTGTTACAAAGAAACGTTACTCCTTGTAAATATAGTCATGGACAAGCATTTAGATTGCAACAAGGATTTTTGTTAAGCTCCACACAACAAATGGTTGATAGATTGGTTGTACAGACGCAAGACACTATTAAAGCTATTGCTGCGGAAAGCTGTGATGCTAATAATGACATTAATTATGCAACTGGACTCATACAAGATGCAGATAATTCAAAACAG CTTTTACCAAGATTACACGAAGTTCTTCAACGACGAGATGAAAATAATccaatagaattaaaattacacgAAATGGCAAATGAATTGCATAAAGTTGTAACCATATATTTACag gATTCCTTAGATGCTATGATAAAGTGTGCAAATGAACAGTGTCCTACGATACTTTCTCAAACGGTAATTAGAGGCGATGAAAGTGAATCAGTTGCAGTAGAAGATGATCTACGAAGTAGTTGCAAAGAAAAAAATCAAATTAGTAGTGAATTCATACATACCACTATCACAGAACAAGCTGGGGCGGATATAGTCAATAGAGTCAA tgaATTAAATTTGGCAGTTGCTGCACATGTATCCGACAGAATAACAGATGAAGTAATTGAATCATTGTCAAGAAGCTATAAAAACtta attggtgACTGTGATAGTAGAACAAGAAGCAGTACGCCTGATGTGTTGCGGCCTAGTGCTGGTTCAATGAGTAGTGGAAGTGTTATAGGAGTTACAAGTACTGTAGGTGTATCTACAGCATTACCAATTGGTAGAACCAGTATTGCCTCGGAAGAAGATTGTCCACCAGAAACTTATTCACTTGTGAATTCTATCGGTCAATGTTCCAGTGATCAATCTCCAATG AAATTGGATTATTTAAATCTT GCTACGCCACATTTATCAAATAAACGAAAAAGTTTACATGGAAGAAAATTGCGGCCGAAATCTGTAGTCGATTCTGTGGAAGGTCTTTCAGCTGATGACATTCCAGATCTGTTACCATCCTTACCAAAAAGTCAAGCAGAAg CTATTTCAGAGACAGAACATTCTTTAACAGAATCACTAGATTCTGTTTCTGAATTACCCAATACTGTAGGACAGCAACTGCAACATTTAGTAAAATCTAGACCACGTAGAACAAAAACTAGAGCACCTACAAGACCAATGCTGAGACCAGATCAACCAGTGGATGGTCTTGCTCTTGGAGAAGGCCTCGATGTATTTTTCAGACCAACTACACCAACAACACCTCTTATATCCCCCACAAGTGATGACAg CTCTTTGCATACTTTTCCAACGGATGGTAGCCCAAATTTATCTCTTACGAGTCATAAAAGTATTCCACCTGAGATGGATAAAAAACCTGGCTGTAGCTCTCCAATGTTAAAAACACTTCTTGAGCCTGCCCCGCGATCACGATCTAGcgataatttagaaaaattttctcCTCTTGTTGGCAGAAGATCTCAAGGTGATTCGCCGTTAACTGCATCTCCGTTAACTCGGCGAAATACAACAGACAATGCACAAAATCATGAAAGAATTCTTACAAAATCTGATAGCAACAAAGATACAAGTAATAATGTATGTAATAATTGTGTCGGTAATACCGCTGATACATCTAAACGTAGTACATTACCCATTATTGGTTCTGGTACAAGTACACGCAGTTTACGAGATTCGGATGAAAATAGTAAGGTATTACAACAAACAACTGCTACAAATTCCTCGGATAAAGATGCAACGGCTGTTCCTAAAGATTACGAAACCAGGAAAAGTTTAACAAAAAAATCTGCGGTAGATACAGATAAGACTGCAAATCAACCTTTACCTTCTCTTAAATTAAGATCGACAGGTTTTGATCTTCGTAGCCCAACAAATGGTAGCAGTACAAAAAATAATTCGGAAGCATCGAAATCTCCAGTGTTAAGGTCTTTAACCAAGGGAAATAGTTCACTTACAGATGGAAAAAGCAATGGTGCTCTTTCCAAGACTAAACCAGTTCCGCCTATAACAGCTCCTAAACCAAGACCCTGGAGTATGGCTACTGATAGAAAATCTG gagaatttaatttattaagcgATGGTTCTAGTCCAAATACTTCAGCTGGAAATACACCTGATTCTGGAGATGCACTAGATGAATCAACGGATAGCGGTGTAAGTGGTCCTGCTTCATTACCGCCGACGTTATCAGCAAGTAGTACTGCTAGTTCTTTAAGCAATGCCAGTGTAGAGAAAAGGTCAGTGAGGGAATTGGCAGCTAgtttaaacaaaagtaaaactGAAAGGAAAGAGAATG GTAACGGAAGTGCCGAAAACGGTTGA
- the LOC100648513 gene encoding F-actin-uncapping protein LRRC16A isoform X1 gives MSTRSQLTKDLNESVKALLGKHVKILLKNVVKLETKQDKQENRVLVFSPCRLFLLTAKVPTRIDCHFHYLEITSIESKRANQLSLSVGERYYNFTTTGAGADTTEVDAMIEALHTAIRNIFPTVPLNYIIRKIEVIPASRLQSIRGSELARSTEATRHTGPCGGFSTQYACMCDLHGVPYREEVAWDVDTIYLSHDTRELNLRDFDHLDQKDLVPIISALEYNTWFTKLRASHLKLSHEPLERLLHVMRRSLSIQELYLDNLGIKWDFAHKLSLALISNANTMLQTIDLSYNTIEDKGASSLCGIIAKLQGGAHLSGPIGKLPKGLQKLNLAHCGLTGKGISQIAHALSLNRSMPTSLQYLNLSENSLKDDINNLCNFLAQPNSLTHLDLSGTDTTLECLFGALLRGCATNLVHLNVARNSFSSKKTKEIPPSFKQFFTATLSLKYLNISCCKLPLEALKHLLLGLACNESTVGLELDMSGNNLGSMGAHVLESCIHGVRCIASLDISDSNMDVDLAQVITAIGKNKSIKQLYMGRNTVSMKSKHIAVVMDALVQMLQEDDCVLQALHLPDSRLKSDLYNLINALGSNTCLHTLDISGNQIGDPGARLLAKALQINNHLRTIIYDKNNITLQGYADIVHALEKNCSVRHMPFPIYDLQPCMKTSAEKTEQLAKKIQDLLQRNVTPCKYSHGQAFRLQQGFLLSSTQQMVDRLVVQTQDTIKAIAAESCDANNDINYATGLIQDADNSKQLLPRLHEVLQRRDENNPIELKLHEMANELHKVVTIYLQDSLDAMIKCANEQCPTILSQTVIRGDESESVAVEDDLRSSCKEKNQISSEFIHTTITEQAGADIVNRVNELNLAVAAHVSDRITDEVIESLSRSYKNLIGDCDSRTRSSTPDVLRPSAGSMSSGSVIGVTSTVGVSTALPIGRTSIASEEDCPPETYSLVNSIGQCSSDQSPMKLDYLNLATPHLSNKRKSLHGRKLRPKSVVDSVEGLSADDIPDLLPSLPKSQAEAISETEHSLTESLDSVSELPNTVGQQLQHLVKSRPRRTKTRAPTRPMLRPDQPVDGLALGEGLDVFFRPTTPTTPLISPTSDDSSLHTFPTDGSPNLSLTSHKSIPPEMDKKPGCSSPMLKTLLEPAPRSRSSDNLEKFSPLVGRRSQGDSPLTASPLTRRNTTDNAQNHERILTKSDSNKDTSNNVCNNCVGNTADTSKRSTLPIIGSGTSTRSLRDSDENSKVLQQTTATNSSDKDATAVPKDYETRKSLTKKSAVDTDKTANQPLPSLKLRSTGFDLRSPTNGSSTKNNSEASKSPVLRSLTKGNSSLTDGKSNGALSKTKPVPPITAPKPRPWSMATDRKSGEFNLLSDGSSPNTSAGNTPDSGDALDESTDSGVSGPASLPPTLSASSTASSLSNASVEKRSVRELAASLNKSKTERKENEHTAPAAWRSVLQRSINQPDVKVTEVPKTVEENRISFKLRRTSFLRDSNFNYNNDVVDV, from the exons ATGTCAACTAGATCGCAACTTACGAAAGATTTAAATG AATCGGTGAAAGCATTATTAGGTAagcatgtgaaaatattattaaagaatgTTGTAAAATTGGAAACAAAACAAGATAAACAGGAAAATCGTGTTCTG GTTTTTTCACCATGCCGTTTGTTTCTCTTAACGGCCAAAGTGCCCACAAGA atcGACTGCCATTTTCATTATTTAGAAATAACATCTATAGAATCGAAAAGAGCAAACCAATTATCTTTAAGTGTTGGGGAAAGATATTACAATTTTACTACTACTGGAGCAGGTGCAGATACTACAGAAGTAGATGCAATGATTGAGGCCTTACATACTGCAATTCGAAATATCTTTCCCACTGTACCATTGAA ttatattataagaaaaatagAAGTAATACCAGCTAGCAGACTGCAGAGTATAAGAGGTAGTGAATTAGCTAGAAGTACAGAAGCAACAAGACATACTGGACCTTGTGGGGGGTTTTCAACCCAATATGCATGTATGTGTGATTTACATGGTGTACCATATAGAGAAGAAGTAGCCTGG GATGTTGATACAATATACCTCTCTCATGATACAAGAGAGCTAAATTTAAGAGATTTTGATCATTTGGATCAAAAAGATCTGGTGCCAATCATTTCTGCCTTGGAATATAATACTTGGTTTACAAAATTAAGGGCATCTCATCTTAAACTAAGTCACGAGCCTTTGGAGAGATTGTTACATGTTATGCGTAGATCCCTTTCCATTCAGGAACTTTATCTAGATAATCTTGGAATAAAATG gGACTTCGCGCACAAATTATCGTTAGCTCTAATTTCTAATGCTAATACAATGTTACAGACTATTGATCTATCATATAATACCATTGAAGATAAAG gaGCCTCTAGCTTGTGTGGGATAATAGCCAAATTGCAAG gaGGTGCACATTTAAGCGGACCTATTGGAAAATTACCCAAAggtttacaaaaattaaatttggcACATTGTGGACTAACTGGAAAAGGAATAAGTCAAATTGCACATGCACTAAGTTTAAATAGAAGCATGCCAACTAGTTTGCAATATTTAAATCTTTCAGAAAACTCTTTAAAAGATGATATCAAT aatttatgtaattttttgGCACAACCTAATAGTCTAACTCATTTAGATCTAAGTGGTACAGATACAACATTAGAATGT CTGTTTGGTGCTTTACTACGGGGTTGTGCAACTAATCTAGTCCATTTAAATGTTGCTCGTAACTCCTTTTCAAGTAAAAAGACCAAAGAAATACCTCCCAGCTTTAAACAGTTCTTTACTGCTACGCTCTCATTAAAGTACTTAAATATATCTTGTTGTAAATTGCCGCTAGAGGCATTGAAACATTTGTTACTTGGTTTGGCATGCAATGAAAGTACAGTTGGTTTAGAACTTGATATGAGTGGAAACAATTTGGGCTCTATGGGTGCTCATGTATTAGAATCATGCATTCATGGCGTACGTTGCATAGCATCATTGGATATATCAGATAGTA ATATGGATGTTGATTTAGCACAAGTAATAACTGCTATAGGAAAAAACAAGTCGATCAAACAATTATATATGGGTCGCAACACTGTTAGTATGAAAAGCAAACATATTGCTGTTGTAATGGATGCCCTTGTGCAAATGCTTCAAGAAGATGATTGCGTTTTGCAAGCATTACATTTACCAGATTCTCGACTAAAATCTGATCTCTATAATCTTATCAATGCCCTTGGTAGTAACACATGTCTTCATACTTTAGATATTAGTGGTAATCAGATTGGAGATCCTGGTGCCAGATTATTAGCAAAGGcattacaaattaataatcatttgagaactattatttatgataaaaataatattactctTCAGGGTTATGCTGATATTGTTCACGCTTTAGAAAA GAATTGTAGTGTAAGACATATGCCATTTCCAATTTATGATTTGCAACCTTGTATGAAAACTTCAGCTGAAAAAACGGAACAATTAGCTAAAAAAATCCAGGACTTGTTACAAAGAAACGTTACTCCTTGTAAATATAGTCATGGACAAGCATTTAGATTGCAACAAGGATTTTTGTTAAGCTCCACACAACAAATGGTTGATAGATTGGTTGTACAGACGCAAGACACTATTAAAGCTATTGCTGCGGAAAGCTGTGATGCTAATAATGACATTAATTATGCAACTGGACTCATACAAGATGCAGATAATTCAAAACAG CTTTTACCAAGATTACACGAAGTTCTTCAACGACGAGATGAAAATAATccaatagaattaaaattacacgAAATGGCAAATGAATTGCATAAAGTTGTAACCATATATTTACag gATTCCTTAGATGCTATGATAAAGTGTGCAAATGAACAGTGTCCTACGATACTTTCTCAAACGGTAATTAGAGGCGATGAAAGTGAATCAGTTGCAGTAGAAGATGATCTACGAAGTAGTTGCAAAGAAAAAAATCAAATTAGTAGTGAATTCATACATACCACTATCACAGAACAAGCTGGGGCGGATATAGTCAATAGAGTCAA tgaATTAAATTTGGCAGTTGCTGCACATGTATCCGACAGAATAACAGATGAAGTAATTGAATCATTGTCAAGAAGCTATAAAAACtta attggtgACTGTGATAGTAGAACAAGAAGCAGTACGCCTGATGTGTTGCGGCCTAGTGCTGGTTCAATGAGTAGTGGAAGTGTTATAGGAGTTACAAGTACTGTAGGTGTATCTACAGCATTACCAATTGGTAGAACCAGTATTGCCTCGGAAGAAGATTGTCCACCAGAAACTTATTCACTTGTGAATTCTATCGGTCAATGTTCCAGTGATCAATCTCCAATG AAATTGGATTATTTAAATCTT GCTACGCCACATTTATCAAATAAACGAAAAAGTTTACATGGAAGAAAATTGCGGCCGAAATCTGTAGTCGATTCTGTGGAAGGTCTTTCAGCTGATGACATTCCAGATCTGTTACCATCCTTACCAAAAAGTCAAGCAGAAg CTATTTCAGAGACAGAACATTCTTTAACAGAATCACTAGATTCTGTTTCTGAATTACCCAATACTGTAGGACAGCAACTGCAACATTTAGTAAAATCTAGACCACGTAGAACAAAAACTAGAGCACCTACAAGACCAATGCTGAGACCAGATCAACCAGTGGATGGTCTTGCTCTTGGAGAAGGCCTCGATGTATTTTTCAGACCAACTACACCAACAACACCTCTTATATCCCCCACAAGTGATGACAg CTCTTTGCATACTTTTCCAACGGATGGTAGCCCAAATTTATCTCTTACGAGTCATAAAAGTATTCCACCTGAGATGGATAAAAAACCTGGCTGTAGCTCTCCAATGTTAAAAACACTTCTTGAGCCTGCCCCGCGATCACGATCTAGcgataatttagaaaaattttctcCTCTTGTTGGCAGAAGATCTCAAGGTGATTCGCCGTTAACTGCATCTCCGTTAACTCGGCGAAATACAACAGACAATGCACAAAATCATGAAAGAATTCTTACAAAATCTGATAGCAACAAAGATACAAGTAATAATGTATGTAATAATTGTGTCGGTAATACCGCTGATACATCTAAACGTAGTACATTACCCATTATTGGTTCTGGTACAAGTACACGCAGTTTACGAGATTCGGATGAAAATAGTAAGGTATTACAACAAACAACTGCTACAAATTCCTCGGATAAAGATGCAACGGCTGTTCCTAAAGATTACGAAACCAGGAAAAGTTTAACAAAAAAATCTGCGGTAGATACAGATAAGACTGCAAATCAACCTTTACCTTCTCTTAAATTAAGATCGACAGGTTTTGATCTTCGTAGCCCAACAAATGGTAGCAGTACAAAAAATAATTCGGAAGCATCGAAATCTCCAGTGTTAAGGTCTTTAACCAAGGGAAATAGTTCACTTACAGATGGAAAAAGCAATGGTGCTCTTTCCAAGACTAAACCAGTTCCGCCTATAACAGCTCCTAAACCAAGACCCTGGAGTATGGCTACTGATAGAAAATCTG gagaatttaatttattaagcgATGGTTCTAGTCCAAATACTTCAGCTGGAAATACACCTGATTCTGGAGATGCACTAGATGAATCAACGGATAGCGGTGTAAGTGGTCCTGCTTCATTACCGCCGACGTTATCAGCAAGTAGTACTGCTAGTTCTTTAAGCAATGCCAGTGTAGAGAAAAGGTCAGTGAGGGAATTGGCAGCTAgtttaaacaaaagtaaaactGAAAGGAAAGAGAATG agCATACCGCACCTGCAGCATGGAGGTCGGTGCTTCAACGTTCTATCAACCAACCAGATGTCAAG GTAACGGAAGTGCCGAAAACGGTTGAAGAAAATCGTATAAGTTTTAAGCTTCGACGTACTTCATTTTTACGAGACtcaaatttcaattacaataaTGACGTAGTTGATGTTTGA